The Chitinophagales bacterium sequence AAAAGAGAGGACAGCGCATGGTTGCTACCCTGGAAGATGAAAGCGGCCAAATGGAGCTGCTTTGGTTTCGGGGTCTGCACTGGATATCAAAATATTTACTGCCCAACACATTGTACATCGTATTTGGGAAACCCGGTTTTTTCAACGGAAAGAAAAATATCGTACATCCCGAAATAGAAATACTTAAAGAGCAGCAAGCAGACCTGAAACTTGGCTTTTCACCGGTGTATAACAGTACCGAAAAACTCAAAAACAGGGGACTCGACAGCAAAGGCATACAAAAACTTACCGCTCACCTGTTGTCGGAAATTAAAGACAGCGATCTGCCTGAATTTTTACCGCAATCCATCATCAATAAATATAGATTTCCGCTACGGGCAAAAGCCTACAGGGAAATTCACAAGCCGGGAAACCCGCGTGCCCTAAAAATGGCACAGGCCAGGTTAAAGTTTGATGAGCTTTTCCTGCTGCAAATGAAAATAGTGGGAAGCAGGCAATACAGAAAAGTTAATATTCCCGGGCAGGTATTTGATCAGGTGGGCACAAATTTTAATGCCCTTTATAAAAGCCTCCCATTTAAATTGACTAAAGCCCAGGAAAATGCCATAAGAGATGTGCGGAAAGATTCGCTCAGCGGAAAACAAATGAATCGGCTGATACAGGGCGATGTAGGCAGCGGAAAAACAGTGGTGGCACTGCTATGCATGATGCTGGCTTTAGACAATGGCTTTCAAAGCTGTATGATGGCACCTACCGAAATATTGGCACAACAGCATTTTAAAGGAATATCTGAACAACTGGAAAAGTTGCCAGTAAAAGTAGCTATACTTACAGGATCAATAAAAGGAAAGGAGCGCAAACAGATACTGACTGCGCTGAGCGCTGGTGAAATTGATCTTTTAATTGGCACTCATGCCCTGCTTGAGGGGAGTGTTGTTTTTAAAAACCTCGGTTTTGTAGTAATAGATGAACAGCATCGCTTTGGTGTAGCACAGCGCGCAAAGCTTTGGAAGAAAAACACAAAGCCCCCACATATTCTAGTAATGACCGCTACTCCAATACCGCGAACACTGGCAATGACGGTATATGGGGATTTAGACACTTCACTTATTGATGAATTGCCTCCCGGCAGAAAACCTATTCAAACCCTACATTATTTCGAAAACAAACGCCTAAAGATGCACGGGTTTATGCGCAAACAAATAGAGCTGGGCAGACAGGTTTACGTGGTTTTTCCGCTGATCAATGAATCTGAAACACTGGATTATAAAGACCTGATGGATGGTTATGAGAGTATTTCCAGAGCTTTTCCCATGCCGGAATTTCACGTGTCTGTAGTACACGGCCAGATGAAACCACAGGATAAGGAAATGGAAATGCAGCGCTTTGCCGCAGGAAAAACACATATAATGGTTGCAACTACAGTGATAGAAGTAGGTGTGAATGTGCCCAATGCAAGTGT is a genomic window containing:
- the recG gene encoding ATP-dependent DNA helicase RecG, translating into MNSKLKTPVEYLKGVGPQRAELLNKELGIFTFKDLLDHFPFRFVDRSKIYTIAEAPVNEAAIQLKGYIRNVRTIPQKRGQRMVATLEDESGQMELLWFRGLHWISKYLLPNTLYIVFGKPGFFNGKKNIVHPEIEILKEQQADLKLGFSPVYNSTEKLKNRGLDSKGIQKLTAHLLSEIKDSDLPEFLPQSIINKYRFPLRAKAYREIHKPGNPRALKMAQARLKFDELFLLQMKIVGSRQYRKVNIPGQVFDQVGTNFNALYKSLPFKLTKAQENAIRDVRKDSLSGKQMNRLIQGDVGSGKTVVALLCMMLALDNGFQSCMMAPTEILAQQHFKGISEQLEKLPVKVAILTGSIKGKERKQILTALSAGEIDLLIGTHALLEGSVVFKNLGFVVIDEQHRFGVAQRAKLWKKNTKPPHILVMTATPIPRTLAMTVYGDLDTSLIDELPPGRKPIQTLHYFENKRLKMHGFMRKQIELGRQVYVVFPLINESETLDYKDLMDGYESISRAFPMPEFHVSVVHGQMKPQDKEMEMQRFAAGKTHIMVATTVIEVGVNVPNASVMVIESAERFGLSQLHQLRGRVGRGADQSYCILMTGPKLSNEARIRMDTMVRTNNGFEISEVDLKLRGPGDIEGTQQSGITQLKLADLSKDQKILQEARICAEEILDNDARLEKPEHQVLLKYLIVHSKQEKTNWSLIS